One Luteolibacter flavescens DNA segment encodes these proteins:
- a CDS encoding choice-of-anchor tandem repeat GloVer-containing protein, whose product MRTQILLSLLFVTLAPLIQTLRADEPVFEIIETIKTKFNPIGDIVSGGDGYFYGAVRWADQYRGGAIIRVAPQQPVEIIHAFSFQQSWPVPNSGGSSPTTGLTKGADGAFYGVTQGGGAYGWGVIYRITREGDFSVILDVSDTHANGIDHLIAGPDGFLYGAGNYGGLYNGGRLFRVSLGGNFENLYDFPAHVEPSGPRSIRFGPGGKLYGMTIGGTLYRYDGDNKISQIANVWERGLRSTPQFTPTFDGFYVTTNWQLLHVSLTGEKTILGDFEEDNMGDDIHPVTSFATPHGLIGITYQGGEHDNGFIYSHVPGQGMRYLYQLGPEFNSTVCTLGQSHDGTIYGLAPLIERSAGSRMASSEAHEVTSRDEKAKGAQKTKASGQSFRLRNPAASTSNFFPLTEDETVILPEKAKNGVRKVVVQVLANDRDPDRDPLSLTGVSGGGAGKIEITHIKGKQSLLFATEEIDPQSRKIVYQVADGKGGESTGTLHLLSSGRGSYAGTASSGSHTGQMAITVGAGNKCNVSLIVAGVRYSGKASLDSSDEATVRLKAKGVAPAMARLRLERGNSRLLKAAISMNGALLNIDCTPK is encoded by the coding sequence ATGCGCACGCAGATTCTGTTATCCCTTCTTTTTGTGACCTTGGCTCCCTTAATCCAGACTTTGCGTGCTGATGAGCCTGTATTTGAGATCATCGAGACGATCAAAACCAAATTCAATCCGATAGGAGACATAGTAAGCGGCGGCGACGGCTACTTCTACGGAGCAGTTCGCTGGGCAGACCAGTATAGAGGCGGAGCAATCATCCGGGTAGCACCACAACAACCCGTGGAAATTATCCACGCATTTTCGTTTCAGCAGTCATGGCCTGTGCCAAATAGCGGGGGATCGAGCCCTACAACTGGTCTGACAAAAGGTGCAGACGGTGCATTTTACGGAGTCACCCAAGGTGGCGGAGCTTACGGCTGGGGAGTTATTTACCGTATCACCCGCGAAGGGGACTTCAGTGTCATCCTGGATGTCAGTGACACCCATGCCAATGGAATCGATCACCTGATCGCTGGTCCCGACGGATTTCTTTACGGAGCCGGGAACTATGGCGGCCTCTACAACGGAGGAAGACTTTTTCGCGTTAGCTTGGGAGGCAATTTTGAGAATCTCTATGACTTCCCTGCGCATGTCGAACCGTCCGGGCCGAGATCCATCCGTTTTGGCCCCGGAGGCAAGCTCTATGGGATGACCATTGGAGGAACCTTATATCGCTATGACGGAGACAATAAGATAAGTCAAATCGCAAACGTTTGGGAGAGAGGGCTCCGCTCCACGCCACAATTCACTCCCACGTTCGACGGCTTCTATGTTACGACCAATTGGCAACTCCTTCACGTTAGTCTCACCGGAGAAAAGACCATTTTGGGCGATTTCGAGGAAGACAACATGGGAGACGACATTCACCCGGTAACCAGCTTTGCAACTCCTCACGGTCTGATCGGCATCACCTACCAAGGAGGAGAGCACGATAACGGATTCATTTACAGCCATGTCCCAGGACAAGGCATGAGATATCTCTATCAACTTGGACCAGAGTTCAATTCGACAGTATGCACGCTCGGTCAGAGCCATGATGGAACGATTTATGGCCTAGCTCCCCTAATCGAGAGATCTGCCGGCTCCCGCATGGCCTCCTCGGAAGCGCACGAGGTGACCTCTCGCGATGAGAAGGCGAAGGGTGCTCAAAAAACCAAAGCAAGTGGCCAGTCATTCCGGCTCCGCAACCCTGCCGCGTCCACTTCCAATTTCTTTCCTCTCACCGAGGATGAAACGGTGATACTTCCTGAGAAGGCAAAGAACGGCGTACGAAAGGTGGTTGTCCAAGTCCTGGCCAACGACCGTGATCCTGATCGAGACCCACTGAGCTTGACCGGAGTGAGCGGAGGCGGAGCCGGAAAAATCGAAATTACCCATATCAAGGGAAAACAATCCCTGCTGTTCGCAACCGAAGAAATCGACCCTCAAAGCAGAAAAATTGTTTATCAGGTGGCTGATGGCAAGGGTGGCGAATCCACCGGCACGCTTCACCTTCTTTCGTCGGGAAGAGGCTCCTATGCTGGCACCGCATCCAGCGGAAGTCATACCGGTCAGATGGCCATCACTGTCGGTGCCGGGAATAAATGCAATGTAAGCCTGATCGTGGCCGGGGTCCGCTACTCTGGAAAAGCATCACTGGATTCCAGTGACGAAGCAACCGTCCGACTGAAGGCAAAGGGCGTTGCGCCAGCGATGGCGCGGCTCAGATTGGAACGCGGAAACTCTCGCCTTCTCAAGGCTGCTATCTCCATGAACGGAGCTCTTCTGAACATCGATTGCACGCCAAAGTAA
- a CDS encoding universal stress protein, with amino-acid sequence MKTIVAAVDFSNSTPGVLEAAVKIARAFDSSLHLLHVVEPEPSYTAYGFTPDEFPAIHLFQEEARKRATARLQDALAQVASDVPAAGVHLSEGSPLHAILDYVEKTGADLVIVGAHGHGAVAALLLGSVAEGMVRKAVVPTLVIPAPEKE; translated from the coding sequence ATGAAAACCATCGTTGCCGCTGTCGATTTCTCGAACTCCACCCCGGGCGTGCTGGAGGCTGCCGTGAAGATCGCGCGGGCCTTTGACTCGTCGCTGCACCTGCTCCACGTGGTGGAGCCGGAGCCCAGCTACACCGCCTACGGCTTCACGCCGGACGAGTTTCCCGCCATCCACCTCTTCCAGGAAGAAGCCCGCAAGCGCGCCACCGCCCGCCTGCAGGATGCCCTTGCCCAGGTGGCCAGCGATGTCCCGGCGGCCGGGGTCCACCTTTCCGAAGGCAGCCCGCTCCACGCCATCCTCGACTACGTGGAAAAGACCGGTGCCGACCTCGTCATCGTGGGCGCGCACGGTCACGGAGCCGTGGCCGCCCTGCTGCTCGGCAGCGTGGCCGAGGGCATGGTCCGCAAGGCCGTGGTGCCCACACTGGTGATCCCCGCACCGGAGAAGGAGTGA
- a CDS encoding VOC family protein, with protein MIKFLHTRIRVADIEASVAFYKKLGYTDARRQDSPQGNKLAFLELPGNDVFLELCYSPDYTEKCPEDLMHTCLGVPDIIEYCDSVEKAGIEIWPGGWREKFSSGERKMAFVTDPDGYEVEILERA; from the coding sequence ATGATCAAGTTTCTCCACACCCGCATCCGCGTCGCCGACATCGAAGCCTCCGTCGCCTTCTACAAGAAGCTCGGCTACACCGACGCGCGCCGCCAGGACTCGCCGCAGGGAAACAAGCTCGCCTTCCTCGAACTGCCGGGAAATGACGTCTTCCTCGAGCTCTGCTACTCGCCCGACTACACGGAGAAGTGCCCGGAAGACCTGATGCACACCTGCCTCGGCGTGCCGGACATCATCGAATACTGCGACTCCGTGGAAAAGGCCGGCATCGAGATCTGGCCCGGCGGCTGGCGTGAGAAATTCTCCTCCGGCGAGCGGAAGATGGCCTTCGTCACCGACCCGGACGGCTACGAGGTGGAGATTCTGGAGCGCGCATAA